CATCGCCCTCGGCGGACTCGGCGGCCGGGGCGAACCCCATGGACCGCAGCCCGGCCAGCAGCGCCGCCGGGTCCGCCTGGGCGGCCAGGACCGTCGGGGCGAGGCGGCGCAGGCCCAGCGGCGCGGACCGCTTGTCGGCGAGGATCTCCCCGAGGACGGCGTCGTCGTCGCAGCGTACGTACGAGGAGGCGGCGCCCACCCGGAGGTGGCCGTGGCGGCGGGCCACGTCGTCGATCAGGTACGCCAGGGGCTGCGGCACGGGCGTGCGGGAGTGCGCCGCCAGGAACGCGTGGAGGCCGGCGGCGGACTGCCCGGCGTCCAGGGCGCGGCGTACGGAGCCCGGCGTGAAGCGGTACACGGTCGCGCCGCCCTTGGACTCGACGTCCGCGAGGACCGCGAGGGCGTCGGCGAGCGGGCGGCGCAGCGGGCCGGGCGCGACGGCGGTCAGGTCGGCCTGGAGGAGGACGTGGTCGACCGGCTCGGGCAGGAGCGGGGCGAGCAGCGCGACGGCGGCGTCCTCGTGCGGGGCGCCTTCGTGCGCGCCACCGTGCGGGGCGCCACCGTGCGGGGCGCCACCGTGCGGGGCGCCCACGCCCTCGTGCCCGGCGTCCACCCCGGACGCGCCCACGCACTCGTGCCCGGCGTCCACGCCCCCGTACCCCAGCAGGGCACGCCCGTGCGCCGACAGGGCGCCCCGCCCCGTGACGCCGAGCAGCTCCGCCTCCTCCAGGGTCCAGGTGGCGAGCCGGGCGCGCAGGTCCGTACCGGCGTTCCCGGCGCCGCGCAGGGGCCGCTCCCAGCGCAGCCGGGCCAGCACGGCGTCCACCTCCGGCGCGGCGCCCGGCGGCAGCGCGGCCAGCAGGTCCAGTACCCGGCGGCGTACCTCGGGCGCGGCGCCCCGGTCCAGGTCGGGGCCGAGCGCGGACAGGGTGCGGCCCTTCGCGTCCTGGCCGCCGACCAGTCCCGGCGTGCGGGTCTGGGTGAGCCAGGCGGTGGCGAGGCGGGCCCAGCGGCGCGCCGCCGGCAGGTCAAGCCACTCGTCGTACGCGGGCGTCGGCGCGTACCGCTCGTCGGCCTCGCCGTCCGACGCCAGCAGCCCCGCCGCGTACAGCAGCTCCAGCCAGAACGCGGCGGCCTGCTCCGTCACGTCCAGCTGCGTGGCGGTGCGCTTGAGGTCGCGTACGGACAGACCTCCGGCGCGCAGGACGGCGGGGCCGCCCTCGTCCCACTTCTTCAGCAGCTCCTCGGCGGTGGCGAGCGCGGTGTACGCCTGGCCCGCCGCCGTGCTGTCCACAACCTGTGGACGGTACTCGCGCGCCGCCCCCACGGCCGGCGGCACCGGCTCGGCCGTCCGGTGCGCCCGCCCGCCGCGCAGGTGCAGCGCCACCTCGCGGGGCAGCGCGACCGTGCGGGCCGTGGTGGGCAGGAGCAGGCCCCGGTCCCGGAGCCAGCGGACGGGCGGCGTCGGGTTGGCGGTGACCTCGCCGTACGGCGGGCCCCACACGAGCCGGTCCAGCACGCCCAGCGCCTCCGTTGGCGCCTGGTCGAGGAGGGCGTCCATGCGGGCGCGGTCGGTGAACAGCGAGGTCAGCGCGGCGACCGCCGACACGGGGTCGTGGGTGGTGGGCAGGCCGACCGCCTGGAGGATCTCCTGGACGCGGCCGGGCGACATCCCGGCGGTGGCCTCCGCGACGGTCGGGCCGAGCCCGGTCGGGGAGGGGTGCTGCGGGGAGGGCGCGAGCAGTTCGCGGGCGGTGCGCACGAGGCGCAGCCGGTCGTCGCCGCCCCAGACGAGGGCCTGTTCGCGCAAGGCCGCGACGGCGCCGGGCAGGGCCGCCTCGACCTGCGGGTCGCCGCCCTCGCCCGCCATGAGGGCGCGCAGCACCGCGTACGGCGCGGGGTCGGGCGCGACGGCCAGCGCCTCGGCGGTCTGGAGGGTGAACCGGTCCAGCCGTTCCAGGGCGCGGACGACGGACGCCCGCGTCCCGGCCCGCGTGGCCAGCTGGGTCAGATCGTTCGGTACGGGTACGAGCAGGTCGGGGCGGGCCCGCAGCAGCGCGGCCAGCCCCTCGTCGCCCCGGGCCCGCAGCGCCTCCGCGAGGGTGCGGGGCGCCGCCGTACCGCCTTGGTCCTCGGGCACGTACGCCTCCCGCTCGGTGTCGCCGGTCGCCATCCGCACCACGTTAGCCCCCTGGCGCCGCCCTCAGGCGCTAACGTCGGGACGTCGGCCAGGCGACGGGCGCGATGGAGGGGCACGGTGGGCATCGAGAGCGACCAGCTGGTCTTCGACTACCTGAGCAGGGTCGGGGACCTGGCGCAGCAGCGGCAACTGCCGTCGAAGGCGCGGATGAGCCTGGTGGCGTCGCTGCGGGACGAGATCGACCGGCAGCGGGGGGACGGCGGCGGCGGCGCGGACAGCCCGGTGGAGGTGCGCCGCATCC
This genomic window from Streptomyces thermolilacinus SPC6 contains:
- a CDS encoding helicase C-terminal domain-containing protein; amino-acid sequence: MATGDTEREAYVPEDQGGTAAPRTLAEALRARGDEGLAALLRARPDLLVPVPNDLTQLATRAGTRASVVRALERLDRFTLQTAEALAVAPDPAPYAVLRALMAGEGGDPQVEAALPGAVAALREQALVWGGDDRLRLVRTARELLAPSPQHPSPTGLGPTVAEATAGMSPGRVQEILQAVGLPTTHDPVSAVAALTSLFTDRARMDALLDQAPTEALGVLDRLVWGPPYGEVTANPTPPVRWLRDRGLLLPTTARTVALPREVALHLRGGRAHRTAEPVPPAVGAAREYRPQVVDSTAAGQAYTALATAEELLKKWDEGGPAVLRAGGLSVRDLKRTATQLDVTEQAAAFWLELLYAAGLLASDGEADERYAPTPAYDEWLDLPAARRWARLATAWLTQTRTPGLVGGQDAKGRTLSALGPDLDRGAAPEVRRRVLDLLAALPPGAAPEVDAVLARLRWERPLRGAGNAGTDLRARLATWTLEEAELLGVTGRGALSAHGRALLGYGGVDAGHECVGASGVDAGHEGVGAPHGGAPHGGAPHGGAHEGAPHEDAAVALLAPLLPEPVDHVLLQADLTAVAPGPLRRPLADALAVLADVESKGGATVYRFTPGSVRRALDAGQSAAGLHAFLAAHSRTPVPQPLAYLIDDVARRHGHLRVGAASSYVRCDDDAVLGEILADKRSAPLGLRRLAPTVLAAQADPAALLAGLRSMGFAPAAESAEGDVLITRADARRTPPRTPPAPVPDGPPVPDATLLGAAVRAIRAGDLAATVTRKEPETPAPGGGSLPRTSAAETLATVQAAALTNSAVWIGYVNADGAASQRVIAPVRVEGGYVTAYDHTADEVRTYALHRITGVAELAEE